In Zymoseptoria tritici IPO323 chromosome 7, whole genome shotgun sequence, a single genomic region encodes these proteins:
- the MgAtr3 gene encoding ABC transporter (ABC-G family, PDR type, TC no: 3.A.1.205. No known function, expressed during interaction), protein MATDSSSRSASRSRFRDWDAIFLPDLSPTPTTVAFEGKLPKPNAMVPVPTVASAVLSTITLPWRVGQRLFRRTHETPRKPIFSLFVRPGEMVLVASAEPAECTQLLRAIVRHVSYPGVAVFCSADDVHPHVLTVEQLLRFRLRARAVRSPSAEDDAVELLLRLFRIESIRNTLIGNAVVRGISGGERRRLSVAEALLSGANVLCFDDLTRGLDAAIALHCVQCLRSVADAYRLTIFASLSAASDTIYATFDQLVAIRDGHQVFGGPPTAVRPCGDDAQTQPAPPLASYFDHLHARIAPRASSPTAHDMADAFRRSAHYADTAVCLATYLAEEQASSGSSNQSPRHHQKRHAMNRKVVALLQRQMLLAWKDRFALTVSWILFLVLGCTIGLACFQLQRTGAGAQARGGLLYTCVLGIAVSAQVEVAKTTLGRPLLRKVFAYRFERPAAFWTAQIAVDTMLESMRVFIFAICVYFLTALHRTAPAFLYFLAVLLLLYMCNVLMNRAIGCMCRSFDSAIRTATFVFVFYMITAGYIVSQATQPSWLKWTYYLNPLALAFSALMMNEFEHITIDCQSSVLSFPPTRPLPVNALQSGVTCGLATSADRTFLVAGGTYLQLDFDYDTHDKVRTILNLLALVGLFFIANLALAEILDWDSPASSVMVSVPKNIQPPQQTRTACMTAFVPTPPTSEFVQSPAAWTRGVSRLTFCRLRYDIATERGQQSRRLLDEVTGVLESGQLLAVMGASGAGKTTLLNLLSGREHSGVRGGTVSACTSRGLPPTIGYAEQVDIHEPKSTVREAMLFSACLRQPKHVSFAEKRAWVDHLIPLLELTPIQNAIIGVVGSGSELSARDRKRTTIAVELAAKPDILFLDEPTTGLGSEGALAIARLLRKLADHGQAIACSIHQPSASTLENFDQVLFLHNGKMVYFGPLGSGLCRPAEYIARQTCSSCPVGRDPVEWMTTQVIGSSPAHHETWSDAWASSEEADMLQASLKPTSYSETSRAESMRGHPCQASVWYQIHQLTLRNSTALWRTPEYGFSRFINHVALAVTIRIVLPHAGHSIRDMVHRVLALWQTTMLPAFILTTVEYRFHASRRLSLRESATSTYSNTALAVSAMLVEIPYCFLCTAGFVLPLFSLVGPLVLSQVTYFALAVFLVQIFCVTLAQAIATLSPYERISTLFNTPSITVFALFCGISVPRSELPGFLRNWLYYLNPYTWLMSGLLTNSIHGFNVQCAGNELTDITVPLPQTCQQAMSLLSTLHDPGYIAGNTSEVCHYCPLTTGDRYSESLGLSYAQRWKYLGVFSVFCVSNVGLILLAQQFRRR, encoded by the exons ATGGCCACCGATTCGTCCTCCCGATCGGCGTCCCGCTCCCGATTCCGAGACTGGGATGCCATCTTTCTTCCCGACCTCTCTCCTACTCCCACCACCGTAGCATTCGAAGGAAAACTGCCGAAGCCGAATGCCATGGTCCCCGTACCCACGGTTGCTTCTGCCGTACTGTCAACCATCACACTCCCATGGCGCGTCGGCCAGCGCTTGTTCCGGCGAACCCATGAAACTCCCCGAAAGCCCATTTTTTCTCTCTTCGTACGTCCCGGCGAGATGGTCTTGGTGGCGAGCGCCGAGCCGGCCGAGTGTACACAATTGCTGCGCGCTATTGTCCGGCACGTGTCGTATCCCGGGGTTGCCGTCTTCTGCAGCGCCGACGATGTCCATCCGCACGTGCTAACGGTGGAGCAGCTTCTGCGCTTCCGGTTGCGCGCGCGGGCCGTACGCTCACCCagcgccgaggacgacgCTGTCGAGCTTCTCCTACGTCTCTTCCGCATCGAGTCGATTCGCAATACCCTCATCGGCAACGCCGTCGTGCGCGGCATCTCCGGCGGCGAGCGCCGTCGACTGTCCGTGGCCGAAGCGCTCCTCAGCGGCGCCAACGTCCTCTGTTTCGACGACTTGACCCGCGGGCTCGATGCGGCCATCGCGCTGCACTGCGTGCAGTGCCTTCGCTCCGTCGCCGACGCCTATCGCCTGACCATCTTCGCCAGCCTCTCGGCCGCCTCCGACACCATCTATGCCACCTTCGACCAGCTCGTGGCCATTCGCGATGGGCACCAAGTCTTCGGCGGGCCGCCCACCGCAGTCCGCCCCTGTGGGGATGATGCGCAGACCCAGCCTGCTCCACCTCTCGCATCGTACTTTGACCATCTGCACGCCCGCATCGCTCCGCGTGCATCGTCGCCCACCGCCCACGATATGGCCGACGCTTTTCGGCGGTCGGCGCACTACGCAGACACGGCTGTTTGCCTGGCTACGTATCTCGCCGAAGAACAAGCATCGTCTGGGAGTTCGAATCAATCGCCTCGGCATCACCAAAAACGACATGCCATGAACAGAAAAGTCGTAGCCTTGCTGCAACGCCAGATGTTGCTCGCATGGAAAGATCGCTTCGCCTTGACCGTTTCGTGGATCCTGTTTCTCGTCCTCGGATGTACGATCGGCCTGGCTTGCTTTCAGCTCCAGCGCACTGGAGCAGGCGCGCAAGCGCGTGGTGGTCTCCTGTACACATGCGTCCTCGGCATCGCCGTCTCGGCGCAGGTGGAAGTGGCGAAGACCACTCTGGGCCGGCCGTTGCTTCGCAAAGTCTTTGCCTACCGATTCGAGAGACCCGCTGCCTTCTGGACCGCGCAAATCGCCGTCGACACTATGCTCGAAAGCATGCgcgtcttcatcttcgccatctgCGTCTACTTCCTGACGGCTCTCCACCGCACCGCCCCTGCTTTTCTCTACTTCCTGGCAGTGCTCCTTCTTTTGTACATGTGCAACGTACTGATGAACCGCGCCATTGGATGTATGTGCCGCAGTTTTGACAGTGCCATTCGGACCGCCAcgttcgtcttcgtcttctacATGATCACCGCGGGCTACATCGTGTCGCAAGCAACGCAGCCGTCCTGGCTCAAATGGACATACTACTTGAATCCTTTGGCTCTCGCCTTTTCTGCCTTGATGAT GAATGAATTCGAGCACATTACAATCGACTGCCAAAGCAGCGTCTTATCCTTCCCTCCCACTCGACCGCTACCGGTCAACGCTTTGCAGAGCGGCGTGACATGCGGTCTTGCTACCTCCGCAGATCGTACATTCCTCGTGGCGGGCGGAACATACTTGCAACTAGACTTCGACTACGACACCCACGACAAGGTGAGAACTATCCTCAATCTGTTGGCCTTGGTGGGTCTGTTCTTCATCGCAAACCTTGCGCTAGCCGAGATATTGGATTGGGACTCTCCAGCGAGCAGCGTAATGGTGTCGGTCCCGAAGAACATCCAGCCTCCGCAACAGACCAGGACAGCGTGCATGACCGCTTTCGTCCCTACCCCTCCAACCTCAGAGTTTGTCCAGTCTCCAGCAGCATGGACTCGTGGGGTGTCCCGTCTGACCTTCTGCCGACTTCGCTACGACATTGCCACGGAAAGGGGCCAGCAATCGAGACGACTCCTCGACGAAGTGACTGGTGTCCTAGAATCTGGCCAGTTACTGGCCGTCATGGGCGCTTCAGGCGCAGGTAAGACCACCCTGCTCAACCTGCTCAGCGGTCGCGAACATTCGGGAGTCCGAGGTGGGACAGTCAGCGCATGCACTTCTCGGGGTCTCCCGCCGACGATCGGATACGCTGAGCAGGTGGATATTCACGAACCCAAGTCTACGGTCCGCGAAGCCATGTTGTTTTCCGCGTGCCTTCGGCAGCCGAAGCACGTGTCTTTTGCCGAGAAAAGGGCCTGGGTAGATCATTTGATCCCTCTGCTGGAGCTCACTCCTATCCAGAATGCCATCATTGGTGTGGTGGGATCGGGCTCAGAGTTGTCCGCCCGCGACCGCAAACGGACCACCATCGCCGTGGAACTGGCAGCGAAGCCGGATATTCTGTTCCTGGACGAGCCTACCACCGGGCTGGGCAGCGAGGGTGCACTCGCCATTGCGCGCTTACTACGGAAACTGGCAGACCACGGTCAAGCAATCGCGTGCAGTATCCATCAGCCCAGCGCGAGTACGCTCGAAAATTTCGATCAGGTCTTATTCTTGCACAATGGGAAGATGGTATACTTTGGTCCATTGGGATCCGGACTCTGCCGCCCAGCGGAATACATAGCACGGCAGACGTGCTCCTCCTGCCCCGTAGGCCGCGATCCTGTTGAATGGATGACTACCCAAGTGATCGGGAGCTCGCCAGCTCACCATGAGACGTGGAGTGATGCTTGGGCCAGCTCAGAAGAGGCAGACATGCTCCAAGCCAGTCTGAAACCCACATCATATTCCGAAACCTCGCGAGCGGAATCCATGCGAGGCCATCCATGTCAGGCATCCGTCTGGTACCAGATTCACCAACTCACCCTTCGAAATAGTACAGCACTTTGGCGAACGCCCGAATATGGATTTTCTCGGTTCATCAACCATGTCGCCCTTGCCGTCACCATCCGGATCGTTTTACCCCATGCCGGCCACTCAATCCGTGACATGGTCCACAGGGTGCTGGCGCTTTGGCAGACCACCATGCTCCCAGCCTTTATCCTCACCACGGTGGAATATCGTTTCCATGCTTCACGACGCCTCTCTCTGCGGGAAAGTGCCACATCCACCTACAGCAACACCGCACTTGCAGTCTCAGCCATGCTCGTCGAGATACCATATTGCTTCTTGTGCACTGCTGGTTTTGTGCTTCCGCTCTTCTCTCTCGTCGGCCCGCTGGTTCTCTCGCAAGTCACGTATTTCGCCCTGGCCGTGTTTCTGGTGCAGATCTTCTGCGTGACGTTGGCACAGGCCATCGCTACCCTCTCACCGTACGAACGTATTTCGACCCTGTTCAACACGCCGAGTATCACGGTCTTCGCTCTATTTTGCGGCATCTCCGTTCCTCGCTCCGAACTTCCCGGCTTTCTGCGCAATTGGCTTTACTATCTCAATCC GTACACCTGGCTCATGAGCGGGCTCCTCACGAATTCCATCCATGGTTTCAACGTCCAGTGCGCAGGAAATGAGCTCACGGATATCACTGTTCCCCTTCCTCAGACGTGCCAACAGGCCATGTCTCTACTCTCCACCTTGCACGATCCAGGTTACATAGCCGGCAACACCTCGGAGGTCTGTCACTATTGCCCATTGACCACCGGAGACCGTTACTCCGAGTCTCTCGGGCTCAGTTACGCCCAGAGATGGAAGTATTTGGGTGTATT CTCCGTGTTTTGCGTGAGCAATGTAGGCTTGATCCTTCTTGCCCAACAATTTCGACGTCGATGA
- the CYP-10 gene encoding putative P450 monooxygenase (P450 putatively acting on a polyketide metabolite. This model appear to be part of a PKS cluster. Comparison with characterized p450s did not yield highly significant matches. Multiple seq alignment and NJ analysis clustered this model with the following models: GW.1.2615.1 and GW.2.467.1 (in a PKS cluster).. ...), whose amino-acid sequence MAFHISTFDYSNPDWAVPLAVSIFFFYIAWPVLYNLVLSPVASIPGPKLAGLTRWVETYHECFNKQGGRFQWAYRQWHDFYGPIIRIAPNEIHIRDSDFYDKLYSHKPQDKTHRLHNRFDSKTSIFDTTHHQLHAKRRAVLEGFFSRKRISEQTPEMQVHLDRLCQIIRNQYLGTGAILSTEDMWSCWTSDIIAAYSFGDDDNLIGLPGFKSPLRDSLNELLEPMHWIVQFPILKRILFSLPQWFVLIINPSIRPVIAMKNGVLRRIQDVRNSVRQSPDGDHADTIFGTIITSDLPTSEGSNERLKDEGIGLLGAGTETTMRTLSLALYYLCEQPAAKAKLLAELKEAIPDPNVIPHWDVLAKLPYLAACLSEAMRLSYGASQRLIRVFDQPVMYGQYVIPAGIEVGMDIWDVCHDESKFPQSHEYRPERWLEDEQLSRYLVVFGRGPRSCIGRQLAYAESCLGLATFVRRFDYELYRTTRVNVAFERDRLAPRPFKGTPGIRMRITGAHE is encoded by the exons ATGGCTTTCCACATCTCGACCTTTGACTACTCCAACCCAGACTGGGCCGTGCCTCTTGCCGTTtcaatcttcttcttctacaTCGCCTGGCCTGTTTTGTACAATCTCGTTCTCAGCCCAGTGGCCAGCATTCCGGGTCCAAAGCTTGCGGGCCTGACGCGATGGGTGGAAACATACCACGAGTGCTTCAACAAGCAGGGAGGACGCTTTCAGTGGGCGTATCGACAATGGCACGACTTCTACGGACCGATCATCCGCATTGCCCCCAACGAGATTCATATCCGTGACTCGGACTTTTACGACAAACTCTACTCTCACAAGCCCCAGGACAAGACCCATCGACTCCATAATCGATTCGATTCGAAAACTTCCATCTTCGATACAACGCATCATCAGCTCCACGCAAAACGTCGTGCCGTCCTGGAGGGCTTCTTCTCCAGGAAGCGTATCTCTGAGCAGACTCCAGAGATGCAAGTACACCTCGATCGGTTGTGCCAGATTATACGGAACCAGTACCTTGGGACGGGTGCGATCCTTTCTACAGAGGATATGTGGAGTTGTTGGACGTCAGACATCATCGCCGCATACTCGTTCGGCGACGATGACAATTTGATTGGTTTGCCGGGCTTCAAGTCGCCGCTGAGGGATTCTCTGAACGAACTTCTCGAGCCAATGCACTGGATCGTACAGTTTCCGATCCTGAAGCGTATCTTGTTCAGTCTTCCTCAGTGGTTTGTGCTGATCATCAACCCGTCTATCCGACCAGTGATCGCCATGAAGAATGGCGTTCTCCGCCGGATCCAAGATGTCAGGAACAGCGTCCGTCAATCCCCCGATGGCGACCACGCCGACACCATATTTGGAACCATCATAACGTCCGACCTGCCAACATCTGAGGGATCCAATGAGCGCCTCAAGGATGAAGGGATCGGGCTGCTGGGAGCGGGGACTGAAACAACGATGCGGACGCTTTCGCTCGCTCTATATTATCTCTGCGAACAACCAGCGGCGAAAGCCAAACTCTTGGCCGAGCTGAAGGAAGCAATTCCCGACCCGAACGTCATCCCACATTGGGACGTATTGGCGAAGCTTCCCTACCTTGCAGCATGTCTGAGTGAAG CGATGCGTTTGTCGTACGGTGCCTCTCAGCGTCTGATACGAGTTTTCGATCAGCCCGTCATGTACGGACAGTATGTGATACCCGCTGGGATTGAAGTCGGCATGGACATCTGGGACGTTTGTCACGACGAGTCGAAATTCCCGCAAAGCCATGAATACCGCCCAGAAAGGTGGCTGGAGGATGAGCAGTTGTCGCGATATCTCGTGGTTTTCGGCCGGGGCCCGCGCTCTTGCATTGGGCGTCAGCTCGCGTATGCGGAATCATGCCTCGGACTGGCCACATTCGTGAGACGATTCGACTACGAGCTGTACCGCACGACACGTGTGAATGTTGCCTTTGAGCGTGACAGGCTGGCACCACGGCCGTTCAAAGGTACGCCTGGGATCCGGATGAGGATCACCGGGGCCCACGAATAA